One Tubulanus polymorphus chromosome 5, tnTubPoly1.2, whole genome shotgun sequence DNA segment encodes these proteins:
- the LOC141905761 gene encoding proteolipid protein DM beta-like isoform X3 yields the protein MTAETQLAPEKKQDCCASCCRCLAGIPCRTLTALIMILLGIGGYAGGTVVGFMRVRKLLDHQMYDYLEFIVMGVCIGTGVFGLLFFTLGALSTGWTARHVFNTTKKNACARALNVVGLVIAFILLIGWGATTAVTMTPVVLLTLFYHLHDSGIKCIDMKNYGFPSKVICGSSLRTFTEDSQAVLICFAVAVLAGIILIVALSFFIACMAADYAHLEETKYVTYNTYKSEDKNSQESMLDTKM from the exons aTGACTGCCGAAACGCAGTTGGCTCCCGAAAAGAAACAAG ATTGTTGTGCATCATGTTGCCGATGTTTAGCCGGTATTCCGTGCCGGACATTGACGGCTTTGATCATGATTCTGTTGGGAATAGGAGGATACGCCGGTGGAACAGTCGTTGGGTTCATGAGAGTCCGAAAATTACTAGACCATCAAAT GTATGATTATTTAGAATTCATCGTGATGGGAGTATGTATAGGAACCGGTGTATTTGGACTGTTGTTCTTTACATTGGGTGCCCTCTCGACCGGCTGGACTGCAAGACACGTTTTCAATACAACCAAGAAAAATGCCTGTGCCAGAGCCCTCAATGTTGTG GGTCTAGTGATTGCTTTCATTCTGTTGATCGGATGGGGTGCCACTACTGCGGTGACGATGACCCCCGTTGTACTCCTTACGCTTTTCTACCATTTGCACGATAGTGGTATCAAATGCATAGACATGAAAAATTATG GCTTCCCGTCGAAGGTGATTTGTGGAAGTAGCCTGCGAACATTCACAGAAGAC AGTCAAGCAGTTCTAATCTGTTTCGCTGTAGCAGTTTTGGCCGGAATCATTCTCATAGTGGCGCTG TCGTTTTTCATAGCGTGTATGGCCGCTGACTACGCCCATCTGGAAGAGACAAAATACGTCACCTACAACACGTATAAGAGCGAAGACAAAAATTCACAGGAGTCTATGCTGGACACGAAGATGtaa
- the LOC141905761 gene encoding proteolipid protein DM beta-like isoform X1, with protein sequence MGEESVASDVETYDQDGGVDSNANGHPNMDGDEEEACIIPNESNSKKGSNDCCASCCRCLAGIPCRTLTALIMILLGIGGYAGGTVVGFMRVRKLLDHQMYDYLEFIVMGVCIGTGVFGLLFFTLGALSTGWTARHVFNTTKKNACARALNVVGLVIAFILLIGWGATTAVTMTPVVLLTLFYHLHDSGIKCIDMKNYGFPSKVICGSSLRTFTEDSQAVLICFAVAVLAGIILIVALSFFIACMAADYAHLEETKYVTYNTYKSEDKNSQESMLDTKM encoded by the exons ATGGGTGAGGAATCGGTAGCTAGTGACGTCGAGACGTACGACCAGGACGGAGGTGTTGATAGCAACGCGAACGGCCATCCGAACATGGACGGTGACGAGGAAGAGGCCTGTATAATCCCGAACGAATCTAATTCGAAGAAAGGTTCGAATG ATTGTTGTGCATCATGTTGCCGATGTTTAGCCGGTATTCCGTGCCGGACATTGACGGCTTTGATCATGATTCTGTTGGGAATAGGAGGATACGCCGGTGGAACAGTCGTTGGGTTCATGAGAGTCCGAAAATTACTAGACCATCAAAT GTATGATTATTTAGAATTCATCGTGATGGGAGTATGTATAGGAACCGGTGTATTTGGACTGTTGTTCTTTACATTGGGTGCCCTCTCGACCGGCTGGACTGCAAGACACGTTTTCAATACAACCAAGAAAAATGCCTGTGCCAGAGCCCTCAATGTTGTG GGTCTAGTGATTGCTTTCATTCTGTTGATCGGATGGGGTGCCACTACTGCGGTGACGATGACCCCCGTTGTACTCCTTACGCTTTTCTACCATTTGCACGATAGTGGTATCAAATGCATAGACATGAAAAATTATG GCTTCCCGTCGAAGGTGATTTGTGGAAGTAGCCTGCGAACATTCACAGAAGAC AGTCAAGCAGTTCTAATCTGTTTCGCTGTAGCAGTTTTGGCCGGAATCATTCTCATAGTGGCGCTG TCGTTTTTCATAGCGTGTATGGCCGCTGACTACGCCCATCTGGAAGAGACAAAATACGTCACCTACAACACGTATAAGAGCGAAGACAAAAATTCACAGGAGTCTATGCTGGACACGAAGATGtaa
- the LOC141905761 gene encoding proteolipid protein DM beta-like isoform X2: MGFGFGFGRGYGMGDCCASCCRCLAGIPCRTLTALIMILLGIGGYAGGTVVGFMRVRKLLDHQMYDYLEFIVMGVCIGTGVFGLLFFTLGALSTGWTARHVFNTTKKNACARALNVVGLVIAFILLIGWGATTAVTMTPVVLLTLFYHLHDSGIKCIDMKNYGFPSKVICGSSLRTFTEDSQAVLICFAVAVLAGIILIVALSFFIACMAADYAHLEETKYVTYNTYKSEDKNSQESMLDTKM; encoded by the exons ATGGGATTCGGATTCGGATTTGGCAGAGGTTATGGTATGGgag ATTGTTGTGCATCATGTTGCCGATGTTTAGCCGGTATTCCGTGCCGGACATTGACGGCTTTGATCATGATTCTGTTGGGAATAGGAGGATACGCCGGTGGAACAGTCGTTGGGTTCATGAGAGTCCGAAAATTACTAGACCATCAAAT GTATGATTATTTAGAATTCATCGTGATGGGAGTATGTATAGGAACCGGTGTATTTGGACTGTTGTTCTTTACATTGGGTGCCCTCTCGACCGGCTGGACTGCAAGACACGTTTTCAATACAACCAAGAAAAATGCCTGTGCCAGAGCCCTCAATGTTGTG GGTCTAGTGATTGCTTTCATTCTGTTGATCGGATGGGGTGCCACTACTGCGGTGACGATGACCCCCGTTGTACTCCTTACGCTTTTCTACCATTTGCACGATAGTGGTATCAAATGCATAGACATGAAAAATTATG GCTTCCCGTCGAAGGTGATTTGTGGAAGTAGCCTGCGAACATTCACAGAAGAC AGTCAAGCAGTTCTAATCTGTTTCGCTGTAGCAGTTTTGGCCGGAATCATTCTCATAGTGGCGCTG TCGTTTTTCATAGCGTGTATGGCCGCTGACTACGCCCATCTGGAAGAGACAAAATACGTCACCTACAACACGTATAAGAGCGAAGACAAAAATTCACAGGAGTCTATGCTGGACACGAAGATGtaa